In one window of Nicotiana tabacum cultivar K326 chromosome 12, ASM71507v2, whole genome shotgun sequence DNA:
- the LOC142167197 gene encoding uncharacterized protein LOC142167197: MAPDKKWMELSRFIVTLTYKLGVDSFLDFSFTRLSEARLIRCPCINCCNTSSGTREMVKSYLIVHEIIQNYTFWYHHGKKLGEPQSNLEDVEDDDIEEADGEDEIHGILRDLYPDFDAYNTNIDGDDFLEEKPNLEAKKFYRLSKDFEQPLYQNSKVSKLSTMVKFLHIKSFGRWSHESFKMLLKMLKEDLLPDESNLPDSYYEAKKISRDLGLSYRKIDACKNNCMLYWKDDKFLESCKVCGASRWKEDKHSGETKFKSGKKIAHKILCYFPLKPRLQRFFMSSKISSLMTWHHEKRVDDGMMRHPTDSMA, encoded by the coding sequence ATGGCACCTGATAAGAAATGGATGGAACTTTCCAGATTTATAGTTACATTGACTTACAAGCTTGGGGTGGAtagttttttggatttttcttttacAAGATTAAGTGAAGCGCGTTTAATACGTTGTCCATGTATCAACTGTTGTAATACATCTTCGGGAACACGTGAGATGGTTAAGTCATATTTAATAGTACAtgaaataattcaaaattatactttttggtATCATCACGGGAAAAAGTTAGGTGAGCCACAATCAAATTTAGAAGATGTAGAAGATGATGACATTGAAGAAGCTGATGGTGAGGATGAAATACATGGGATCCTAAGAGATTTATACCCTGATTTTGATGCATACAATACAAACATTGATGGTGATGATTTTCTTGAGGAGAAACCAAATCTTGAAGCAAAAAAATTCTATAGGCTTTCAAAGGATTTTGAGCAACCATTGTACCAAAATTCAAAAGTTTCTAAACTTTCTACTATGGTTAAATTTCTTCATATCAAAAGTTTTGGGCGTTGGAGTCATGAGTCATTTAAAATGTTGTTGAAGATGTTGAAGGAAGATCTATTGCCTGATGAATCAAACTTGCCAGATTCATATTATGAGGCAAAGAAGATAAGTCGGGATCTTGGACTTTCTTACAGGAAGATTGATGCATGTAAGAATAATTGCATGTTATATTGGAAGGATGACAAGTTTCTTGAATCTTGCAAAGTTTGTGGAGCATCTAGATGGAAAGAGGATAAACATAGTGGAGAAACTAAATTTAAGAGTGGGAAAAAGATAGCGCACAAGATTTTATGTTATTTTCCCTTAAAGCCAAGACTCCAAAGATTTTTTATGTCCTCAAAGATATCATCTTTAATGACATGGCATCATGAAAAAAGAGTTGATGATGGAATGATGAGGCACCCAACTGACTCAATGGCATGA